The following coding sequences lie in one Rutidosis leptorrhynchoides isolate AG116_Rl617_1_P2 chromosome 4, CSIRO_AGI_Rlap_v1, whole genome shotgun sequence genomic window:
- the LOC139840405 gene encoding stromal cell-derived factor 2-like protein, with protein PAVAPPSTDHNHPNTNNITRRRNLSSNSSPTTTTSETLASSKSELDLPFWARRWFIGLLLVITISCFGIAVFLLLTLDSDYTSSSADPVYADTTECVEITYGSLVKLMHEKTSFRLHSHNVPYGSGSGQQSVTGSPDVDDANSYWIVKPMSETSAKQGDGIKSGTIIRLQHMKTRKWLHSHLHVSPLSGNLEVSCFGDDGNSDTGDYWRLEIEGKGKTWRQYQRIRLRHVDTSGYLHSHNKKYNRIAGGQQEVCGINEKLADNVWLAVEGVFIPVSESK; from the exons CCAGCCGTGGCTCCACCGTCAACTGATCACAATCACCCTAACACTAACAATATCACTCGTAGAAGAAACTTATCGTCAAATTCATCACCTACAACTACTACAAGTGAAACCCTAGCTTCATCTAAATCGGAATTAGACTTACCGTTTTGGGCCCGCAGGTGGTTTATTGGACTGCTGTTAGTTATAACGATTTCGTGCTTCGGTATTGCTGTTTTTCTTTTGTTAACCCTAGATTCTGATTATACTTCCTCATCAGCAGATCCTGTGTATGCTGATACTACAGAATGTGTTGAG ATTACCTATGGGTCATTAGTCAAGCTGATGCATGAAAAGACAAGTTTCCGACTGCATTCACACAATGTGCCATATGGATCAGGCAGTGGGCAGCAATCTGTTACGGGATCTCCTGATGTAGATGATGCAAATAGCTACTGG ATTGTGAAGCCTATGTCAGAGACATCAGCAAAACAAGGAGACGGTATAAAAAGTGGAACCATAATTCGATTACAACACATGAAAACCAGGAAATGGCTCCATAGCCATTTGCATGTTTCACCACTATCAGGCAATCTAGAG GTGAGTTGCTTCGGAGATGATGGTAATTCAGATACGGGAGATTATTGGAG ACTTGAAATTGAAGGAAAAGGGAAAACCTGGAGACAGTATCAGCGAATAAGGCTTCGGCATGTTGACACGAGTGGTTATCTGCACAGCCATAATAAGAAATACAACCGCATTGCTGGTGGCCAGCAAGAG